The sequence attaaacttgttgtatgttttacagaaatacgcaacatttcatatacgttttggcagcatataagctaaacaagggaggtctcccctagttcgcttaaactgcgcggattcaaagattaaacatgtcgtatgttcaaaagaaatacgcaacatttcatatacgttttggcaacatataagctaaacgggggaggtctccccttgttcgcttaaactgcgcggattcaaagaataaacatgtcgtatgttcaaatgaaatacgcaacatttcatatacgtcttggcaaatatattaacgggggaggtcttcccttctttgcttaaatgacggttcgaaataaattatatatatggcatccttcggtcaatattgaccatggtatccgcaacatttcatataacgtaaaatagcgcatataagctaaccgtgagaggttcttccctgttcgaattaaaccttgtgcacagaaagtttgaatacgtcaaacgctttcggaatagctaaaaaacacagacgattattgtatttgattttgtattgtattgtatttgtatttgctgagttataaacataacattttgtaccagaaagcgcaataattttcagttttgactgtaaatcttgccactgttataaaacagatgacgcaatgttttatctaacaccagacaaaggattattacatttgacttagccggttaacatgtattttgtaacagatctagagaaacggtatttgtccgttttaacagaaaatatttttaagacatttaagttgtcttttcggcatactaaaatacatgtaaaattcacgcgaagaaacacaacagattaagttagatttacaaacgctgaaatcttccgtaaatgccaaatgtatgtttccgatgcctttgatagatcttaaaatctgctgaaatatttctccgcctttaagggctttatacgtatctctgaaactttgcttaaaaagttgttttcgtgctgtgtggatatctgaagtgtgcatactgTGGAAATACTGATGCTACATTTGATTTAGTAGATTTTTAAGGTTGCAACACTAGGGTATCCATCAGAATTATATACAGCTTGTATCTACCTTCTAGGTTCTCTATTCTTTCCACATTGTTGAGGGCAAGGTTCAGATACTCCAATTTCTTCAATCTTCCAACATTTTCTGGAAAACAAGAATTGTTAACTTTAAGTAATATATTTGATTTAGTAGGCTACTTATCTATAGCCACAAAggaatattgaaattttgtaaataagtaTAACTTGACATCAATATCATAAACCAGCAGCAGGATATTCTAGATTTCTATTGTTTGTTAGATCTACCTGTAAATGCATAAGAATGTTAAATCTAAgacaaattaagaaaaaaaacaggtgtgtatgattttcatttgttttttccAGGACTTTATGTTCTTCATACATTCAAAGCACACCCATACTTAGTACTCACCTCAAGAAATGATTGaatctaatgttacatgtaattctATCTATTGTTTAAATTTCCATAGCAGATATGCCCAGTTTTGCCTGTCATGATGGGCCGTTGACCATAATTGGGCCATTAGAAAGTGGATTCCATCAAATGACAGGATGCTCTATGCCATCTATTTTAAAAACCAATAGTGACTTGATACATTATATCTGACTTGCACGGTGCCCTGGGATATAGGGACTCTCTACTCCATCACCAAGTCATAAAGATTAGCCCCTTCTAGCCATACATAAACAAAGTGATACTCATGATGCACATCTCTGTATTCTCAAAGGGAAGATTCTAATGACAAGACAGGAAACCTGAAGTTGTTTGTCATGGACAGAATCAATAATGCATTGTAAAAATCTGGTATTATGTGGACTATTATGATGATGGCCATTCAAATAGTACAAATTACAGGGAAAACAATCAGCTCTCTGCCAATAAGACAAAAAACTGAAGTCATTTGTTATTGTAGGAAACTGGGAAATAATGCAACTTATCATTATGTGAATTAAAAACTTAAACCTACATTAATACTACTTAACTACATTCTGTAAAACTCCATAACAAGTGCTTAGAAAATGACAACattcataagaaaaaaaatacttcttttATTTTTCGTGACTCTCCAGAATATGAAAAGATTATATAGAGTAGCCCAAGATGTCCTGAACATCTCTGTGAACTGTGCATGTCTTTGGTATTACTCACCCTGAATAAGTGGATCTCTtaaattcaactttttttttactatgagCATCTTGGGTTATATTATGTTGGAAATTATACAACACATGACCAATATTTGTCAATAATTGTACATACCTATCTTTGGAATGACATTGTTCTGCAAGTAAAGAATCTTCAGGTCTCTGCACCATCTATCCAGGTGTTCTATCCTGAAAAGGATAAATAGAGAAATTAAATTTTGATCGAGCCATTACGATATTACCACATTATAGATTTGCCAGTTCAGAGAGTCCAACTCTGTTCTAAGAGCACATACTTAAAATACTAAGACAAACTGCAATCTGATGGTAACATTTATGCAGGCTACTTAAATGTCAAAAGTAAGTAGATTAGCCCTATCAATACTGTGCTTTACTCTGCTTtcaatatttacctttgccagaatggctaaggttatgttttaggcttgtgagtctgtgtgtctgtgtgtgtgttaacagcataactcgagaagcctttgatgtatcccgattatatttgataggtgggtaggggtcgggaaaacgaaggtcaagttcgataatgggccccctagcggcttgctaaggtactgcagcagaacctcaatttttgatatctcctgttctggacatgctgtgatcatgattttcaagtggtagatagccctcgaggcagagagtaagtgctgggagtttgggccctagcggcttttttggaactgcaggcgccggtttcctttcaaactttggacgagaataactctacaacgtgttgacgaatcgtcatgatttttggtatgtaaatagaatgagtgatgacttacataatggtatactaattatgcaaatcaacagctaatttgcataattaatgaggaaaatttataaaaccactgcattccatgataggactttcaaacttgtcacatatgtagctgggaaggagagaaatgtcgatagatatcaattatgcaaatgatgacctcatttgcataattaatgagaaaatatgaacatgttggcggatcatcatgctttttggtatgtaggtagcgtaagtgaagacctacataatgagataccaattatgctaatcaacagctaatttacataattaatgaggatatttataaattcactacattccatgataggacttgtcacatatgtagctgagaaagagagaaatgtcaatacatatttaccatgcaaatgatgatctcatttgcataattaatgagaaaatgtgaacgtgttgacggatcgtcatgatttttggcatgtaatataatgtgatacttattatgcaaattaacagctaatttgcataattgattaggaaatgttcatgaatccactgtattccattatagtactttcatcaaagttgtcacatatgtaactgagaaagagggaagagagtaagaggtgtatttaaagactttgaaaaagaataagtcaagaatggatcaaaggatcatcatgatttttggtatgctaatagcttaagtaatgcttgctacaatttgatatcaattaattgcaacttgggatctaatttgcataatcaatgccgaaattttataaaccaactccaagcatataattataaagaaaatgaaatgagtaacgcatttgtctacagacatcattctgcataacaaacctggtttatttggcaaaggtatgtgttcgtggaactctagttacaaatGTTTCACAATATTCTTGCACATGGAGGATTGGTCAGAATTCGTAAGAATAGTCAACATTATCAGATAAAAATAGATGGGTTAATGACCTGGACTTGCACTTGTTAATGGGTTGATGGGGCCCAGGGGACAAAGACCCAGGGTAGAACAGGGTCAAGGGTCAGGACATTGGGGGATCAAAAACCATCAACTGATGATCTCTGACACAAATAAAGCATACCTTTCTACCCCTTGTTGATGGAGAGAGATTTCTTCCAGAGAATATATCTCACATTCATTGTGTTCTGCCCTTTTCCGAATCAGATCTTCTGTAACTGAGAAGACATAGTTAGATTAATTGATAACCAAAAACCTTTTATACATTAAAAATGcttttaatttttaaaaaaatcgatATTCATTACACCCATTTATATGTTACAAGTGATAAAAGTTATATTCAACTCGACTGACTTTGAAGATCGTGATAGAAGtctactctacactactctaaagaCCCACAAAATAATATACTAACGTTAGCACTTACTTCTGACCATCGTTCACCTACAAATTCAAGACACCCCGGGCCAAGCGGTAGCAGCTGGAAAGACCACAAGACACAAGCCAAGCTGAGATACTGAGAGTTCTTGTCTCTGTTCtgtaatatttgtaaacaacctTCCCTTTTCCTCCAAAATCATCAAGCTCAGGCTGTAGTAAATTCTGGCGCCTTCGGTTGCTGTGGCAATGGACGTAAAACTAGCGCTACGTTTGGCTTCGTACATTCGCTGTACATTGCTTGTCATTATTCCCTCAAAAATATCCATCACGAATTTTGACAGAAACGTTCAATGTGGCAAAAAAGAGATTTGAACGGAATGAATTATCTTTGATAATTTGAGCTACTTTTTAGGTACATTTATGCGAATTGGCGGTGTTGAACAAGGGGGTATTTGTAACTTCTGCGACCTATGACCCGACCCTTGCCGCGCGCAACTGGCTCTCGCAACCCATCTCTAGTTCTCTCATGTGAAGATGCTTCTGTTTTGTCCCACTTGTGCAAACTTGCTGGTCGCAGAGGAGGGTGAAAAATGTTACAGATTCGGCTGTCAAACCTGTCCATACATATACAACATCACACATAAGGTATGGTGGATTTTGTTTCGGGTTTCCTAAGGCCTTAACgttacccccctccctcttctGTTGGTAGTGTACATGCAAGgaggtgatttttaacctccttggtacatgtaacgttacgtcgtACGAATCTTGTAGCGCTATTAAATAAACTGACTTCTAAGCTGAGCTCTTTATCATTTAGATTTCCTTTAAGAAGTACCCAAAGCTGAAGGAGGTGGACGATGTACTTGGAGGACCTGAGGCCTGGGCAAACGTAGACTCCACAGAAGGTCAGTAATTTTAACCCGCCCACACAATAATCCTTTGGTGCTAACGTTTTGTTATCATAAAAGGCTGTAGCTCATGATTTGAATTGGCAAATAGCACAAGCCTCGAAGGGTGGTTATTCCGGCTGCACTGTAGGGAATGTAGTTGTCAATAAGAGTAGGGGTCTGCTAGGCTGAAAAAAAGTGATATCACTGTCTTGCATCATTTTCACCGTAATAGAGAATGGCTGCTTTACCTTACCTCTCTGAAAACTGggaacatgtacatgcatactgACATGATATATCCCTTCCCTGAATACCTTCCTCTGCAGAAAAGTGTCCAAAGTGCGAACATCCCAGAGCCTACTTCATGCAGATTCAGACCAGATCAGCAGACGAGCCAATGACCACGTTTTACAAGTGCTGTAGCGCGGAATGTGGCCATAGATGGAAAGACTAATTTCTCACTGAAACTATGTGTATTCTTTGTTGCTGTTTGGGAGCCTGAATAAGAATGAGGTTGATGAGCATTTTGTCCAATCAAAGTAATACAGTTCTTTATGTAATCTTACATGCATTATTATCTTATAAGGACTGAAATGGTCATTTTAGTTGTAAGGCTATCCCATCCCTTATCCACTAGAGAGCTATCTGTATGGCAAAGCTGTTCAACATATTCTGTATTCTTTGTTGCTGTTTGGAACCTGATTAAGAATGAGGCTGATGAGTATTTTGTCCAATCGAAGTAATACAGTTCTTtaagtaatgttacatgtattaatatATATCTTATAAGGACTGAAATAGAGTTAGGAAGTCATTTTAGTTGTTAAGGCTATCCCATCCCTTATCCACTAGAAAACTGCCTGTATGACAAAGCTGTTGCATGTAGCATTTACATAATAAAGTACATACCAGTAGTGTCTAACATTGTATTGTTTCATCTGTGTTCTTTTCCATGCTCAGCAAGTTTGACAATCTAAGCAAATTTTGTCAAATCTCTTATTTCTAGTCATCACCATCAGTCCCATAGAATTTCCAGTAAACATCTAATAATCTAACAAAGTCAGAGAATTGAAGTTTATGAACCACTTTGTGAATTTTCATGAGTTTGCTTTTTTACTGACTATCCCAAACTCCCAATGTTTCCATTTAATTGACATCACACAAGGAAACGGGCATTTTCTTGAAGAATGGTTTAATATGACACAAAACATGGCTTTGATAAATGTTGGGGGTGAACACTATATGTAACTGACTGGATAGTGCCTAAAAAGAACAATCTCATTATAAACATGCTGATAAAAGAAATAGCAAATTCTAAAACTAAGAAGACAGACTTACATGTATGGTCACTGTTTCGATATTCTACCACCATTTACAtccaatttttaaaaattgccaAGAAATGATCAAGATTTGCATAACAGGATAACATTTAGTTCCACAAATGGCAGTGAATTAGATTCTTGGTGCCATTTACAATATCACATTTAATACTAGATAACAACTACACAATGGTCTTTTAATCTACATCTAACTGTTAAAATAACATCTCTACATCGgaattcattctttatcattCTGTTACAACCTTATCTTTGCATGGAGCGTCCTATTTAGTGCTATACAATGCACCAAGACCATTATTGCATTTTTTCACTGTCAACTGAAACAGGCATTAGTCTCTAAGAAGTAAGAACCAAGATATTGATTGCAACTGTCTTGATCTATAGTGGTCTATAGCTTTTGCATATTTGAGGGACTTACGCCTGACATACGGTAGGTATCTGCACTTTGTTTTCATAGATAAGAACCCCTTAATCAGGAACAGAACATGTGCATCAGAAGGGATTATATCTTAACCCTCTATCTACTGTAACAAAATAAATTTGGTTCCCAATGGCAACCTTACTTAATAATATAGCTGTGAGTTAGAGTTGATTAATGAGCAGCAACTACTTCAAGTTGTACTAAGGTTATTCTGGTGCACTAGATGGCTCTGGGTGAAGATGATCACACAGAATGGCACAGAGACATCAACATCCACTGGTTGTCCACTTTGGGTGAAGTGCTGCACATCAGGCTTTTAGACTGGAACAATGAAAATGTGTTAGAATCAATGATGGCAGACTTATTGTAAatctgaagaagaaaagaaaaataaaggaatttttttattccttAGTTACTAGATTTACCTTTTGAGGAAAGCGTGCACGTTGCCATGACCATGGTGCTTGGCGGCATGAATGAGGATCCCTGTGGCACCTCTGCCTTTCTTCGCACGGCAGAAGCTGCAGTTACAGATCCCTCTGCAAGGTGGACAGGTCCAATCCTACagacaaaagtaacaaaatgtatgtcattggAACAACCAAAACCAATACTGTAGCGTATAACCAAGTCTGAATGCATAAGATAAACAAATGACTTGTAATTTGAATGATGGATTGTAATTTAGATAAACCACATCGTACTATACATTGTTTGAactaatgaaaagaaaaaataggaaTGATCAGGGATAATACTAACTGGATCCATGAGTGCTTCTTTGACTTCCTCTCCGTACCGATTGCGCAGACAAGGTCCACAGAACTGAAATTTAAAGTTTTGTCAGTATCACACttttgcatacaaaatgtatcttttatcAAACTACAGTTTATAGCCAACATCAAAGAAACTCTCATCCTGTATATGAGATACATTTGCAAAATTGATTAGCCTTTATTAAACCAggagttgaaagtttcaaaaaGATACGTTACAGTTAAATAACTTGGGGGTAATTTaaatataactgttacaataaACAACACAAGTCCCAAAAAAATGTCAGCATGAAGCACTACCTGTCCTCTGATGCCAACACAGCTCTCGGAGCGACAAGTTGTCTTAGTGTCTGCAGTCTTCTGTCGACACTGATGGCAGCTTGTCCCCTTGAAGAAAATAGTGTAATCCACACTTTAATCCATGCATCTAATATGTGCTTTGCCAACGCAATGGCATAACTTGAAATAATCTGATGCCATTATGTACTGTATGTGACTAGTGCAATATATCCTAGTGGGTagtatttattttgtacttGGAATGTTGGGTCATAACCTAGCCAGGTCATACCTGAAGACTTATGAAATaatacatactgctttctctggaTGCTTTGTACGTAGGACTTATGGGAAAGACTTGAGCACTGGCCTTGTTGGGCCCAAaggctatagaaatggagattGGCACTGCCCCTATATACCTAAAGATGTGAAAGGGGTCTTGATTAAGAACTTTAAAATGTTATGTGCATAATGTACATCTACTGTATACTTACATGCACAGAATTGTATACTTTATCAGCCACCCTGTCTGCAACCAGCTGTAAGTCTTCTTCTGTGATCTCTTCAACCGGTACAACACGGTGTGGCTGTGCCTTGTAACCTCCGCTTCGCCGACGTTTGGGTGACGGCAGCTCCGTTTCCTTTGGTGTGATAAAATGACATCAACAACCATCTTAGTCTGGGATATCTTATCACATTTTCTTGGAGCAGCCTGCATGGCTTCCACGATCTACTGGCCCCTTCTTTCAGCTGGGAATACAGGTAATAAGGATCATGTATGCACAGTCAATTTTAATCTTATTAAAGTCTGTGAGCAAAACCAGGTATTGCAATAGTCCTTATCTACATGGTGCCCACTTTATGCTCTGTATTACTTTAAAAAGATATGTAAGTGCTACCAGTAATCTAGCGGATGTAGGGTCCAGTGTTTTTCAGTCTGTTTATACCTCTTTCTAGTGGTCTACTTTCCTAGTGATCCCCTTTTATGCAACTTCAAGTACATTGTAATATTAAGTGTATTCATAATACTCAATAGAATACAAGGGTATTctttatacatttatatatatatataaacaatagCTTAGATAATTCCTACTTTAAGAACAGATAATTCCTACTGACCTCAAGAGGAATTTCATCCTCATCCTCCCCATCACTTCCTTGCCTTTTTCCCGCACCGAACATGAAGCCAAACTTAAAACGTAgtttctgaaataaaaacacACACCTATGATACTCCCGCAAATACAAGTTACATAGTGAAAAGTGGATAAAACAACTAGTGAAAATATTCaagaatttgttgttttgtgcaTGGTCACTAGCCCCCTGCTACAGTGCTTGCACAACTGTGTGGTCCAAGGGCTATGGAAATGGAGATTAGCACTGTGCCATATACCAAGAGATGTGGTTATCGCAACAATTTTAAGTAATTATGACAGCGTCCCATCCACACATGATGTGATCAAATGAAGTGGTGCACAATGAAAAGCTGGATGGCAATATAATATGACAGAATGTATGTAGTCATATTGGTTCTATTAGGTAATGGTGATAGGGAAATATAGAATTAGAGGTTAAGTGTCCTACAggggtgttgttgttgtcattgccTCGAGCCCGGGTCATGGGGGGACTTGTCCTGGTACTGCAGTAGCTTAGGCGCTTCGGGTTTCTCCTGGGGACGAAGTTGTCGTCACCCATTGTTCTCCTTCTGGATGGTGACTGGATGTAACAAATGTTGTTAAAATATCACAAGAGACACTTGTACAATAACAACAACTGGGAGGAGGACtagttgaataaaaaaaataagatggtcAATATGAGAACCGTAAAATTAAACTTGTATGGCCTAAAACAGCTTGAATaaatcatctttttctttgaaaaaataaatgtaaaagcTGAGATGTGTAAGAAAAATTTACCTTTCTCGCCTTCTTATGTGGGATGTTAAACTCTGGATTAGACCTTAGCTCTGCCAATGCCTGCTTCAGCTGTCAAAAAAAAAGgtgatcagagatggcagacttcaaccCCTTTAATACATCTTCAGTGTCGCTATATTGTAAAGTACAAAAGCCTCATTAAATGAGTCTCTACAGCATCTTGAATGCATCCTTTAGAAAGACAAATGAGTTAGAATGTTAGAGTATCATTTGAGAGGACTCTTACCATGGCCTGATTTTCAGCCACATTCTTCCGCCTCCTCTCCTCAATCTCACTGTGAGCCCCAGGGTGGAGTGTTGGaagctcatcatcatcatcatcaccatccgAGTCGCTCTCTGTGTCCCAGCTCCAGGACTGGGGCTCGGCTGGACGTTTGGGACTGCTGTCAGGGGATCTGGACTTCTCACTCTTctcctcctctctctctttcctctCTTCATCATCGCTCTCAGAATCTTCATTCTCCTGCTCAGATACTTCTTCCTCCTCActtctgtcatcatcatcatcattaaccTCAACCTGTAGAAGGTAATTGGTAAATTCTTATCTATATTCTTTTAATATACCCTCTTACACCACTATTTCAACTCTATACTAGATATCTCTTGTGTGCACTGCCCACCCAGAACCTCAAAGATTAACCAGTGACTTGTGGCTGTAAATGCTAAAGACTACCTACCAAGacgaaaagaaacaaagatTGAGCAACCCAACTTCTTTGCAGTCTTGCCCGACAAAGCAGGATATTAAGAAGGATATGCCTACATTAGATGATTTGTCTCTGTACACAATGTGTCCCAATAACATTGTCAGATTTCTATTCATCTCTGTGCCCCAGGTACAAGCTTGAAGCAACTAAAATCCATTGTACTCACATGCTGAACTGCAGGGTTGTTCTCAATCTCACGCAGACCCTCCGCAAAACCTCTACGGTTGCTAGGACGGCCAAATTTGTCTTTGAACTCTTCGTATGGATACAGGTCTTTGATGGACACTGTGCCTCTGAAACAGAATAGATAACAATGTGGCATGCAATGTGGTCCATGAtattttgctcatttttttacAGGATCTTCAAGTTCAAATTTGATTGTTTCTTGCAATTTTTTGTTCGAAGAAGAAAGGATGACATCTGAGAAGGCATTTTAGTATTAT comes from Branchiostoma floridae strain S238N-H82 chromosome 2, Bfl_VNyyK, whole genome shotgun sequence and encodes:
- the LOC118410033 gene encoding cell division cycle-associated protein 7-like encodes the protein MSVWEPQPGDRVFAKVRGYPAWPGRIEEDHPLIQKSAKKHVVFFYGTHEVGTVSIKDLYPYEEFKDKFGRPSNRRGFAEGLREIENNPAVQHVEVNDDDDDRSEEEEVSEQENEDSESDDEERKEREEEKSEKSRSPDSSPKRPAEPQSWSWDTESDSDGDDDDDELPTLHPGAHSEIEERRRKNVAENQAMLKQALAELRSNPEFNIPHKKARKSPSRRRTMGDDNFVPRRNPKRLSYCSTRTSPPMTRARGNDNNNTPKLRFKFGFMFGAGKRQGSDGEDEDEIPLEETELPSPKRRRSGGYKAQPHRVVPVEEITEEDLQLVADRVADKVYNSVHGTSCHQCRQKTADTKTTCRSESCVGIRGQFCGPCLRNRYGEEVKEALMDPDWTCPPCRGICNCSFCRAKKGRGATGILIHAAKHHGHGNVHAFLKSLKA
- the LOC118410036 gene encoding DNA-directed RNA polymerase III subunit RPC10-like, translated to MLLFCPTCANLLVAEEGEKCYRFGCQTCPYIYNITHKISFKKYPKLKEVDDVLGGPEAWANVDSTEEKCPKCEHPRAYFMQIQTRSADEPMTTFYKCCSAECGHRWKD